A stretch of Pseudomonadota bacterium DNA encodes these proteins:
- a CDS encoding RidA family protein, with amino-acid sequence MNRAFSPPTAPAPASSYSQAVEVPANARWLVISGQVGVAPDGKVAAGIEAQLEQIYTNIAAVLKAGGMDVPDLVKLTVYLLKPEDIAAARKVRDKHLGGHKPASTLAIIAALASPQFLAEVEAIAAKA; translated from the coding sequence ATGAATCGTGCATTTTCCCCACCCACCGCACCGGCTCCGGCCTCCTCCTACAGCCAGGCGGTGGAAGTCCCGGCAAATGCCCGCTGGCTGGTCATTTCCGGACAGGTGGGTGTCGCCCCGGACGGCAAGGTGGCCGCCGGCATCGAAGCCCAGCTCGAGCAGATCTACACCAACATCGCCGCGGTCCTGAAAGCCGGCGGCATGGACGTGCCCGACCTGGTCAAGCTCACCGTCTATCTGTTGAAACCGGAGGACATCGCGGCCGCGCGCAAAGTGCGCGACAAGCACCTGGGCGGCCACAAGCCGGCCTCGACCCTGGCGATCATCGCTGCGCTCGCGAGCCCGCAATTCCTGGCGGAGGTCGAGGCGATCGCCGCCAAGGCGTGA
- a CDS encoding ATP-grasp domain-containing protein: MASAASTPKTVLVMGMDEDMASRLGRALGHLPYRFAKLGDDADTDPWRCKPREFLARATAEVRASPTPVAGIIGLDDFPPSLLVPMLCRRLGLPANDLAAVLRCEHKWWSRLWQARAVPDAVPPFQLIDPRRPLEASALAIGFPFWLKPVKAYMSMFGFKITGETELRAAMEEAGAKLPSFVSSFDEILSLAPKRAKHDDVDGTHLLAEGLMSGHQCTLEGFVDRGRVVSLGVVDSIRFPNRVSFKRFDYPSRLPRRVQERMAEVVERFFTAIGYDNAQFNVEFFVERSSGRPLIIEANSRLSPQFADLFEKVDGVNTLQTLVELATGVPPAGGGRQGQFRMAASFVLRSFEDKLVRRVPEADDLARVVEAVPDALVRVLADTGDRLSTSPHQDSYSYRYGLVNVGADSEAELVAKYQRVRAMLPFEFE; encoded by the coding sequence ATGGCCAGCGCCGCAAGCACGCCCAAGACCGTGCTGGTCATGGGCATGGACGAGGACATGGCGAGCCGCCTCGGCCGCGCACTCGGCCACCTGCCCTACCGGTTCGCCAAGCTGGGCGACGACGCCGACACCGATCCGTGGCGCTGCAAGCCGAGGGAGTTCCTGGCGCGCGCCACGGCCGAGGTGCGGGCCTCGCCCACGCCGGTCGCCGGTATCATCGGCCTCGATGATTTTCCGCCGAGCCTCTTGGTGCCGATGCTGTGCCGCAGGCTCGGCCTGCCGGCCAACGATCTCGCCGCCGTGCTCCGCTGTGAGCACAAATGGTGGAGCCGCCTCTGGCAGGCCCGCGCGGTTCCGGATGCGGTGCCGCCATTCCAGCTGATCGATCCGCGTCGTCCGCTTGAAGCCTCGGCGCTCGCGATCGGCTTTCCGTTCTGGCTGAAGCCGGTCAAGGCCTACATGTCGATGTTCGGCTTCAAGATCACGGGCGAGACGGAGCTCCGCGCCGCCATGGAAGAGGCCGGCGCCAAGCTGCCTTCCTTCGTCTCCAGCTTCGATGAGATCCTCTCGCTCGCGCCTAAGCGGGCGAAGCACGATGACGTGGACGGCACCCACCTCTTGGCCGAGGGCCTCATGTCCGGGCATCAATGCACGCTTGAAGGCTTCGTCGACCGCGGCCGCGTGGTGAGTTTGGGTGTGGTCGACTCGATCCGCTTCCCGAACCGGGTGAGCTTCAAGCGCTTCGACTATCCCTCGCGCCTGCCGCGTAGGGTGCAAGAGCGCATGGCCGAGGTGGTCGAGCGCTTCTTCACCGCCATCGGCTACGACAACGCGCAGTTCAACGTCGAGTTCTTCGTCGAGCGCTCCAGCGGTCGCCCGCTCATCATCGAGGCGAACAGCCGCTTGTCGCCGCAATTCGCCGATCTCTTCGAGAAGGTGGACGGCGTCAACACGCTGCAGACCCTGGTCGAGCTGGCGACCGGCGTGCCGCCCGCCGGCGGCGGCCGCCAGGGCCAGTTCCGCATGGCGGCGAGCTTCGTGCTGCGCAGCTTCGAGGACAAGCTGGTGCGCCGCGTGCCCGAAGCGGACGACCTGGCGCGCGTGGTCGAGGCCGTGCCCGATGCGCTGGTGCGCGTGCTGGCCGATACCGGCGACCGCCTCTCCACCTCCCCGCATCAGGACAGCTATAGCTACCGCTACGGGCTGGTGAATGTCGGCGCCGACAGCGAGGCCGAGCTGGTCGCCAAGTACCAGCGTGTCAGGGCGATGCTGCCCTTCGAATTCGAATGA